From a region of the Nitrospiria bacterium genome:
- the purD gene encoding phosphoribosylamine--glycine ligase has translation MKILVIGSGGREHALVWKMSQSPKGATLYCAPGNPGMARLADCVPIKSDDLNGLLNFAKREGIDLTVVGPEGPLTMGITDRFREAGLPVVGPSRKAAEIESSKAFSKSFMERHAIPTAVAKIFHEPEAAVQYVKQHGAPIVVKVDGLAAGKGVVMAQDEAEAIRAIDLIMRRKTFGEAGNRILLEEQLEGEEASFLVFTDGKTVIPMATSQDHKRVFDQDQGPNTGGMGAYSPAPVLSEELQERVLRDIVRPTIDGLAREGRPFQGILYTGLMLTRSGPKVLEYNARFGDPETQVILPRLESDLVEILQALSIGALDRVRVRWSPKVSVCVVLTAKGYPATYESGRAVLGIDEAESQNGVVVFHAGTAVRDGELVTAGGRVLGVTAVGRDFQQAREFAYAAVSRIRFEGMHCRMDIGLKGIESLKGRKGPESLKAAG, from the coding sequence ATGAAAATCCTCGTCATCGGAAGCGGCGGTCGGGAGCATGCCCTGGTCTGGAAAATGTCCCAGAGCCCGAAGGGAGCGACTCTTTATTGCGCGCCCGGCAATCCCGGAATGGCCCGTCTGGCGGACTGTGTTCCCATCAAAAGCGATGATCTGAACGGACTCCTTAACTTTGCGAAGCGGGAGGGGATCGACCTCACGGTCGTGGGACCGGAGGGCCCCTTGACGATGGGTATCACGGACCGCTTTCGGGAGGCCGGGCTTCCCGTCGTGGGTCCGTCGCGGAAAGCGGCCGAGATCGAGTCCAGCAAGGCCTTTTCAAAATCGTTCATGGAACGGCATGCCATACCCACCGCCGTCGCCAAAATTTTTCATGAGCCGGAAGCGGCCGTCCAATACGTCAAACAACATGGGGCGCCGATTGTGGTCAAGGTGGACGGTTTGGCCGCCGGCAAAGGCGTCGTCATGGCGCAGGACGAGGCCGAGGCGATCCGGGCGATCGACCTGATCATGCGCCGGAAGACCTTCGGCGAAGCCGGAAACCGGATCTTGCTGGAAGAACAACTGGAAGGCGAAGAGGCCTCCTTCCTGGTCTTCACCGACGGGAAGACGGTCATCCCGATGGCGACATCCCAGGATCATAAGCGCGTCTTCGATCAGGATCAGGGTCCCAACACCGGCGGCATGGGCGCGTATTCGCCGGCGCCCGTGCTCTCGGAAGAGTTGCAGGAGCGGGTTCTCCGCGACATCGTCCGGCCCACGATCGACGGTCTGGCCCGGGAGGGCAGGCCGTTTCAGGGGATATTGTACACGGGTCTGATGCTCACCCGGAGCGGGCCGAAGGTTTTGGAGTACAACGCCCGTTTCGGCGATCCGGAGACGCAAGTGATCCTGCCGCGTCTTGAGAGCGACCTGGTCGAAATCCTCCAGGCGCTTTCGATCGGGGCCCTGGACCGCGTCCGGGTCCGGTGGAGCCCCAAGGTCTCGGTTTGCGTCGTGTTGACCGCAAAGGGATATCCCGCGACCTATGAATCCGGCCGCGCCGTCCTCGGCATCGATGAGGCCGAATCCCAAAACGGCGTGGTGGTCTTCCACGCCGGGACCGCCGTTCGCGACGGAGAGCTGGTGACGGCCGGCGGGCGTGTATTGGGCGTGACGGCCGTCGGACGCGATTTCCAGCAGGCCCGCGAGTTCGCCTACGCCGCGGTGAGCCGGATCCGCTTTGAGGGCATGCATTGCCGGATGGACATCGGTCTCAAAGGGATCGAGAGTCTCAAAGGACGGAAGGGGCCCGAGAGCCTAAAAGCGGCGGGGTGA